The genomic DNA TTGCGATAGGGCAACTGATACTGCAGGCCGCCTCCCACGCCCGGGCGTCCCTCGGTAAATTGATTCGACCAGGCACCGACAATGTCCGACGCGCCCTGTCGCCCGGCCAGCTGTCCTTGCAGGACGAGATTCAATTGTGGGCGGGTTTGATCTTGCGCCAAATTCAAACGGACCTGCGTTGCATTGACCAACTCATGCAATTCGAGGATCTCCGGACGCCGGTTGATCGCCAGCGCCACTTCGCTTTCGATATCAAAATCGATCGGAGAGATCACCGCGGGCTGGACGGGAAGCAGTTCCGCGTGCCCTTGGTCGCTAAAAGCAGGCGCGTTGACCAGGGCTCGCAACCGCGATTCCTCGTTCTTAATGTTGGCTTCGGCCAGCGACAATTCTGCGCGACGGTTGGCCACCGCCGCCTGGGCTCGCAACACCTGGCTGCGGACCGCATCGAGCGATTGTCGGTGTTCCAACTGGACCGCGATCCGTTGGGCGCGTTCCAGATGCCGTTGCCGCAGCAATAGGTTGGCACGTTCGACATATAAGGACCAATAGCCGTTGGCGACGTCAAACAATTGGGTCAAGATCGCGTCGGTATATTTGGCCTGCGCCGCCGCGGTGTCGAATTGGGCTGTCAGGATCAAACTTCGATTGGCGTCGATGCTGCGACCCTGCAACAACGGTTGGCTCCAATTGGCAAACAAGCCAGCGGAGCCTTGGTTGTTGGGCAAGAAGAACGTGGAATTACTGTTCTTATGTCCCAGGCCTTGGCCGATCCCATAGCTGCCGCCGGACGAGGTTTGACCACGGACGCCAACTTCCGTTCCCAGCAATTGATCTTCCAATCGCGGCGGGCCACCGGTGGTCAGGATGTTTTCGACCGGATCGCTGGAACTGTTGTAGTCGCTGTCGCTATAGATTCGCGGGTCGAATACGCCGCGAGCTTGTTCGATCTGCGTGCCGCTGATCCACGGCGCTTGCGCCACCGCTTGGACACGGGCTGAATGTTGAACCGTCCATTCGAACAACGTCATCAGATCGATCGGCAGTGCGGCCGGAGCGCTCCGCAGCGGCCGGGCGGTTCCCGGGATCCACCATTCGATCGGTCCCACGTCGGCCGGGAGCGTTGACGGCTCAAGGCTTCCCGAAACCTCGACAGCGTCCGATGCCCAGGCGGCTAACATCTGCGAGGTCCGCGCCGTGATCGGTTGCCGCGCCGTAGCCACGGAAGTCGCGTTCAAGCGGGGCAACAACAATCGTGTCGCGGGAGCGCTTACCTGCGCGCTAGCACACCTAGAGACACTCACGATGATCGTGAGTGTCACTACAACAACATGTAGTTTCGCATGGTGAACAGGTGTCATGACGGGCGGCAATTCTTGAATCAAAGACGATCAGGTTTTGTCTATATCGTCGGCTCACCCTCCCCAGCTGAGGCAAATGTGACATTCAAAACAATCGCAATTCCTCGATCATTCGCGACAGACGCAACCCCTGCATGGCGGGACTTCAAGATCCCAAAGAAAACGTGTAGCGATCGCTAGCGCGGGTCTACGTCACGCGATACTGCGGGCTAAGTTTTCACGGCGACGCGTGCGCGATGGCAGCGCAAGCACGCTAAGTTAACCGGGGCATATGACTTGTTTAGAAAACTTCTTGGCCGCCTGGATGGCCGTCTTCGCACGCAGTCGCGGGTAGCGACGGATCCGACGCCGAACCCAGTGATCGATGTGATGCGATTGGAAGATCGCATCCTATATAGCGCCGTGCCGATGGTGGAAGCTTCCGCCCCCCAAGGCGATTCTGCGATGGATTCTATGGAACCTGTCGACGCAGACGGTGCCGCGTTTGTTATCGAAAACGCCGATCCCTTGGATGCGTCTAACGACGTTGTAACGTTTGACGTTTCCACATTGGCCGACGTGTCGGTCGACCCCGCGGTCCGCAAAGAGATCGTCTTTATCGACGCGGCCGTCGACGATATCGATACGTTGTTGTCCGATCTGCTGGCGGGCGACGATGCCGATCGCGAACTGGAAGTCGTGATGTTGGATGGTGGCGAAGACGGGATCGATCAAATCACCGCCGCACTCAACCGCCGCTCGGGAATCGACGCGATCCATATACTCAGTCACGGCGACGGATCTGGGGTTCAACTGGGGGAAACGCGACTGGATGCCCAGGCGCTCCAGGCCTACGCCGGCCAGATCGCCGGCTGGGCGAGTGCATTGGATGTCGATGCCGACGTGTTGATCTATGGTTGCGACTTGGCAAGCAGCGTCGCCGGCCAAGATCTACTGGCATCGATCGCCGCGCTGTGCGATTGCGATGTAGCGGCCAGCGAAGATGTCACCGGTGGCAGCCAACGCGGGGGCGACTGGGACTTGGAATACCATGTCGGAGGGATCGAAGCGAAGGTCGTGGTTTCGGCGGCAGCGCAGGCTCAGTGGCAACACAGCTTGGAAATGGGCACGCCGGGGAGTGCGTCGATCTGGCTTTCGACAAAAGACGACGACAACATCTCGGGCTTTGACGGCCATTTGTTCCTTGACGAAAGCAACGTGATGGAGATCGTCGATCCGGGGGTCCAATTCGGTCCGTCGACATCGGGATCGGTCAATATTCAATTGAATCTGAATGCTTTCAGCGATCTAAAGGCGACGTTGGATGCGCTGCATGTCGTCAACCACAGCCAGACATTGGGAGGATCGACGTTTGCCGGGATCGATCTGAAAGCGGGAGACCTGCTGTTTTCCAGCGAGACGTCTGTGACGCTGACGAGCCTGAATTCGGTGCATGTCAACGAGAGTGATGTCGTCCTGTTCTCACCGACAACGGCTGGCGACTACAGCACCGGCACCTTTACGATCGTATTGGACAATCTACCCAGCGGTCCGCTGCAAGCACTCACTTTGATCGAACGCGATACACGGATTGGCGACTACACCGTGAACGCCGGTGATTTTCTGTTTGTCTCTTCGCTTTCCAAAAAACAGATCAAGCTGTTCCAAACCGAGGATGTCGGGGAAGGGGCCCATACCGTTGGAACCGAAGCCGTTCTATTGGACGTCACCGATACGAACATTGCGATTGGAAGTTCTTTGTTCGGAATCGAACTGATCGAATCCGATACGCAAGTCGGTGGCTTTGATCTCACCGCTGGCCAGATTCTGTTAACGACCGATGGTGATGGCGCGGTGGGGCAGAATGGTTTGGCGACAACGCGCAACGATATCTTTGTTCTAGACGTGACCAAGACGACGATGGTCTCTGGCGCCAATAATGGCGTGGCGACGGCGGCGATGTTCTTTGATGGCAGCGACATGAACCTGGACTCCGCCGCCGAGAGTGTCGACGCGATTGCGTTTTATCGTCCTAGTTTTGCACCCACCGATATCGCTCCCAACGGAGCAACGGTCAACGAGAACATCGATACAAGCGGTGGCTACGCCGTCGCAACCATGACAGCAAGCGATCTGAACGCGGGCGACACTGCAACCTATTCAATCATCGGTGGGCTCGATCAAGCGAAGTTCTCGATCGCCGGTGGCGACCAATTGATCTTAACGGCGGGACGCTTGGATTTTGAATCCCAGTCGACCTATCGCGTGGAAGTGCGTGTGACCGACTCGGAGGGACTCTTCTACGACGAATTGCTAACGATAGGTGTGAACGATCTCAACGAAGCGCCGATGGCGAGCGCGACGCCCGTGAATCCCACGTATGTGGAA from Rosistilla carotiformis includes the following:
- a CDS encoding TolC family protein encodes the protein MPRLNATSVATARQPITARTSQMLAAWASDAVEVSGSLEPSTLPADVGPIEWWIPGTARPLRSAPAALPIDLMTLFEWTVQHSARVQAVAQAPWISGTQIEQARGVFDPRIYSDSDYNSSSDPVENILTTGGPPRLEDQLLGTEVGVRGQTSSGGSYGIGQGLGHKNSNSTFFLPNNQGSAGLFANWSQPLLQGRSIDANRSLILTAQFDTAAAQAKYTDAILTQLFDVANGYWSLYVERANLLLRQRHLERAQRIAVQLEHRQSLDAVRSQVLRAQAAVANRRAELSLAEANIKNEESRLRALVNAPAFSDQGHAELLPVQPAVISPIDFDIESEVALAINRRPEILELHELVNATQVRLNLAQDQTRPQLNLVLQGQLAGRQGASDIVGAWSNQFTEGRPGVGGGLQYQLPYRNRTAHGQVRQRQYELTQLTMLIREKSANIRAEVEIAVRNLRASHAAAISRRESLAAVHAELAYLEDRWQLLGNDPRLGQLQLDDLLNGQDRLLREEQALLQSITQYNRSLIEVQRATGALVYFSDAVAN